One genomic region from Nocardia vinacea encodes:
- a CDS encoding SRPBCC domain-containing protein has protein sequence MVDILHRVAIKSSAAEVYTALTTTEGLAGWWATDTQGKGNDVGGVLQFRFVAGGFDMKVLELDPGKRVRWEVVEGPEEWVGTHVDWNLDRADEYTVVLFKHEGWKEPVEFMHHCSTKWAVFLLSLKSLVETGKGAPDPHDVKIDNWN, from the coding sequence ATGGTAGATATCCTGCACCGAGTCGCAATCAAGTCGTCGGCGGCCGAGGTCTACACCGCCTTGACCACCACCGAGGGGCTGGCCGGCTGGTGGGCGACCGACACCCAGGGCAAAGGCAATGACGTCGGCGGCGTGCTCCAATTCCGTTTTGTTGCCGGTGGATTCGATATGAAGGTCCTCGAGCTCGACCCGGGCAAGCGCGTGCGCTGGGAGGTCGTCGAAGGACCCGAAGAATGGGTCGGCACTCACGTGGACTGGAACCTCGACCGGGCCGACGAATACACCGTCGTGCTCTTCAAGCATGAAGGCTGGAAGGAGCCGGTGGAATTCATGCACCACTGCAGCACCAAGTGGGCGGTATTCCTGCTGAGCCTGAAGTCGTTGGTGGAGACCGGAAAAGGCGCGCCGGATCCGCACGACGTCAAGATCGACAACTGGAACTGA
- a CDS encoding L-talarate/galactarate dehydratase has translation MDSPILDRITNVKISSVTVPLPTGISDAKVLTGRQKPMTEVAVLFAEITTDAGLEGIGISYSKRAGGPGQFAHAREIAPVLLGEDPSDIAKIWDKLMWAGASVGRSGLSVQAIAAFDVALWDLKAKRAGLPLAKLLGAHRDSVRCYNTSGGFLHAPIEEVLDRATASLEHGIGGIKIKVGHPDHTVDLARLTAVREKLGDRVPLMVDANQQWDRPTARRMCRAFEPFGLVWIEEPLDAYDFDGHAQLSATFDTAIATGEMLTSVAEHTQLIAAHGADIVQPDAPRVGGITQFLKVMALADSQNLQLAPHFAMEIHIHLAAAYPREPWVEHFEWFDPLFNERLDIADGRMHLSSRPGLGVTISDQARAWTTAEHTIQS, from the coding sequence ATGGATTCACCCATCCTCGACCGGATCACCAACGTCAAGATCTCCTCGGTCACCGTGCCCCTGCCCACCGGAATCAGCGACGCCAAGGTGCTGACCGGTCGACAGAAACCCATGACCGAAGTCGCGGTGCTCTTCGCCGAGATCACCACCGACGCCGGGCTCGAAGGCATCGGCATCAGCTACTCGAAGCGCGCGGGCGGGCCGGGCCAGTTCGCACATGCCCGCGAGATAGCGCCCGTGCTGCTCGGTGAGGATCCCAGCGATATCGCCAAGATCTGGGACAAGCTCATGTGGGCGGGCGCCTCGGTCGGTCGCAGCGGGCTGTCGGTGCAGGCGATCGCCGCTTTCGATGTCGCTCTGTGGGATCTCAAGGCCAAACGTGCCGGGTTGCCGCTGGCGAAACTGCTGGGTGCACACCGTGATTCGGTGCGCTGCTACAACACCTCCGGTGGATTCCTGCACGCACCCATCGAAGAAGTCCTCGACCGCGCCACGGCGTCGTTGGAACACGGCATCGGCGGCATCAAAATCAAGGTCGGACACCCCGACCACACGGTAGATCTCGCGAGGCTCACCGCAGTGCGCGAGAAGCTCGGGGACCGAGTGCCGTTGATGGTCGATGCCAACCAGCAGTGGGACCGTCCCACCGCTCGCCGCATGTGCCGGGCTTTCGAGCCGTTCGGGTTGGTGTGGATCGAAGAACCCCTCGACGCCTACGACTTCGACGGCCATGCCCAACTCAGTGCCACCTTCGACACCGCCATCGCCACCGGCGAAATGCTCACCAGCGTCGCCGAACACACCCAACTCATCGCTGCCCACGGTGCGGACATCGTGCAGCCCGACGCACCACGTGTCGGCGGCATCACCCAATTCCTGAAGGTGATGGCCCTCGCCGACAGCCAAAACCTACAACTGGCACCGCATTTCGCGATGGAAATCCACATCCACCTCGCCGCCGCCTACCCCCGGGAGCCCTGGGTCGAACACTTCGAATGGTTCGACCCCCTCTTCAACGAACGCCTCGACATCGCCGACGGCCGCATGCACCTGTCATCCCGCCCCGGCCTCGGCGTAACCATCAGCGACCAAGCCCGCGCCTGGACCACCGCCGAACACACCATCCAATCCTGA
- a CDS encoding MFS transporter, with translation MLKRETMPAAVGARAVVAPTEQRRGRRIPTRYLVLGLLFIITAVNYADRSSLSITGSAVRADLGFSTVQLGYIFSAFSWAYVVAQLPGGMLLDRFGARRVYAASLALWTLVTAATSLVGLITTPVLVALSIVFGLRLLLGVFESPAFPGNARVSTMWFPTAERGRATAVFNSAQYFATVMFAPVMAWITDQFGWRWVFVLLGVLGFGLAVFWWRWLYPPRAHRRVTPAELDTIVSGGALVDLDTTKGENATRRTRLDRRMLVRVFSTRPLWGVYVFQYAVNALTYFFITWFPIYLNKGRGLSLVHVGFVAALPALAAFIGGLVGGILSDALLRRGRSLTAARKIPAAVGMLLATLIALSNFSDSTTVIVAILIVAFFGKGVGSLGWAITTDIAPTQAVSFVSSTMNAFGNIAGIVTPIVIGYLVSSTGSFDTALWFVSAHGLLAVVALIGMGTIRRIEFDA, from the coding sequence ATGTTGAAACGTGAGACTATGCCCGCCGCCGTCGGCGCCCGCGCCGTGGTGGCACCCACCGAACAGCGGCGCGGTCGTCGCATTCCCACGCGCTATCTGGTGCTCGGGCTCTTGTTCATCATCACCGCCGTGAATTACGCCGACCGCAGCAGCCTGTCTATCACGGGCAGTGCGGTCCGGGCAGATCTCGGGTTTTCCACCGTCCAACTCGGCTACATCTTCTCGGCATTCAGCTGGGCCTATGTCGTCGCGCAATTGCCCGGCGGGATGCTGCTCGACAGATTCGGCGCACGGCGGGTCTATGCGGCGAGCCTGGCATTGTGGACGCTGGTCACCGCGGCGACCAGCCTGGTCGGCCTGATCACCACGCCGGTGCTGGTCGCCTTGTCGATCGTATTCGGGCTGCGATTGTTGCTCGGCGTATTCGAATCACCGGCCTTCCCCGGTAATGCGCGGGTGTCGACCATGTGGTTCCCGACCGCCGAACGTGGCCGGGCGACAGCGGTTTTCAATTCGGCACAGTATTTCGCGACCGTAATGTTCGCCCCGGTAATGGCCTGGATCACGGATCAATTCGGCTGGCGCTGGGTATTCGTGCTGCTCGGTGTGCTCGGCTTCGGCTTGGCCGTGTTCTGGTGGCGCTGGCTGTATCCGCCGCGTGCACACCGCCGCGTCACCCCAGCCGAACTCGATACGATCGTTTCCGGTGGTGCGCTGGTCGATCTCGATACGACCAAGGGCGAGAACGCAACTCGACGCACGCGACTCGATCGGCGCATGCTCGTGCGCGTCTTCTCCACCCGGCCGCTGTGGGGCGTCTATGTCTTCCAGTACGCGGTCAACGCACTGACCTACTTCTTCATCACCTGGTTCCCGATCTATCTGAACAAGGGCCGCGGCCTGTCACTGGTGCATGTGGGATTCGTCGCCGCACTGCCCGCGCTGGCGGCCTTCATCGGTGGCCTGGTGGGCGGCATCCTGTCCGATGCCCTGTTACGTCGCGGGCGGTCACTGACGGCGGCGCGCAAAATCCCGGCGGCCGTGGGCATGTTGCTTGCCACCCTCATCGCACTGTCCAACTTCAGCGATAGCACCACCGTGATCGTGGCGATCTTGATCGTGGCCTTCTTCGGCAAGGGCGTCGGTTCCCTCGGCTGGGCGATCACCACGGATATCGCACCGACGCAAGCCGTCAGCTTCGTGAGCTCCACCATGAATGCTTTCGGCAATATCGCGGGCATTGTCACCCCGATCGTCATCGGCTATCTGGTTTCCTCGACCGGCTCGTTCGATACCGCGCTGTGGTTCGTATCTGCACACGGGCTGCTCGCCGTGGTCGCCCTAATCGGTATGGGCACCATCCGACGTATCGAATTCGACGCCTGA
- a CDS encoding metalloregulator ArsR/SmtB family transcription factor has translation MTTAVDDDLWSAVGDPTRRRMLDLLLATGDGTATSLSEQLPVTRQAIAKHLGVLDRVGLVHATPAGRERRYRVDEAQLARAVAQLSSVGAAWDARLRRIKRIAEAIQRTKDQQQ, from the coding sequence GTGACCACCGCCGTCGACGATGACCTGTGGTCCGCGGTCGGGGATCCGACCCGTCGGCGGATGCTCGACCTGCTCCTGGCGACCGGCGATGGCACGGCCACCAGTCTCAGTGAGCAGTTGCCAGTGACACGGCAGGCCATCGCGAAACATCTGGGCGTGCTCGACCGCGTCGGCCTGGTGCACGCCACGCCCGCGGGGCGGGAGCGGAGGTATCGGGTGGACGAGGCACAACTTGCCCGGGCGGTCGCGCAGTTGTCTTCGGTCGGGGCGGCGTGGGACGCCAGACTCCGGCGCATCAAGCGGATCGCCGAGGCGATTCAGCGTACGAAAGATCAGCAGCAGTGA
- the kdgD gene encoding 5-dehydro-4-deoxyglucarate dehydratase — MSQLSAEELGPALGRGLLSFPVTHFDAELNFDERAYRDHIGWLSRYEVAGLFAAGGTGEGFALTSAEIDRVVRAAVAETAGRVPVIAPATASTRVAVEQARAAEAAGADGILLLPPYLVEASPDGLVEHVAQVCAATSLGVIFYSRANAACDDVTVAEMAERSPNLIGFKDGVGNIESMTRIYARMGDRLTYIGGLPTAETFALPYTEMGVTTYSSAIFNFAPEFALDFYRAVRARDRATVYTHLRDFVIPYLDIRDRRPGYAVSIIKAGLTAVGRPSSRVRPPLTDLTEAELAELTTLVKTIA, encoded by the coding sequence GTGTCGCAGCTATCCGCCGAGGAATTGGGACCCGCGCTAGGGCGCGGATTGCTCTCGTTCCCGGTCACCCATTTCGACGCCGAACTGAACTTCGACGAGCGGGCCTATCGGGATCACATCGGTTGGCTGTCCCGATACGAGGTCGCGGGCCTGTTCGCGGCCGGTGGCACGGGCGAAGGCTTCGCCCTGACCAGCGCGGAGATCGATCGCGTGGTGCGCGCCGCGGTGGCCGAAACCGCCGGACGGGTCCCGGTGATCGCTCCCGCGACCGCGAGCACCAGGGTGGCGGTGGAGCAGGCGCGCGCGGCCGAGGCGGCGGGTGCGGACGGAATCCTGCTGCTGCCGCCGTATCTCGTGGAGGCGTCGCCGGACGGGCTGGTCGAACATGTGGCCCAGGTGTGTGCGGCGACCTCGCTCGGGGTGATCTTCTACAGCCGAGCCAATGCCGCCTGCGATGACGTGACGGTGGCCGAGATGGCCGAGCGCAGCCCGAACCTCATCGGGTTCAAGGACGGCGTCGGCAATATCGAGTCGATGACGCGGATCTACGCCCGGATGGGCGACCGACTGACCTACATCGGCGGCCTGCCCACCGCGGAAACATTCGCACTCCCCTACACCGAAATGGGTGTGACCACCTACTCCTCGGCGATCTTCAATTTCGCACCCGAATTCGCGCTCGATTTCTATCGTGCGGTCCGCGCCCGCGATCGCGCGACCGTCTACACGCACCTGCGCGATTTCGTCATCCCCTACCTCGACATCCGCGACCGCCGCCCCGGCTACGCGGTATCGATCATCAAGGCCGGGCTCACCGCGGTCGGCAGACCATCCAGCCGGGTGCGCCCGCCGCTCACCGACCTCACCGAGGCCGAACTCGCCGAGCTGACGACCCTTGTGAAGACGATCGCCTGA